A region of Lepeophtheirus salmonis chromosome 13, UVic_Lsal_1.4, whole genome shotgun sequence DNA encodes the following proteins:
- the LOC121128418 gene encoding uncharacterized protein isoform X1 — MIGMQQTFVLFHQKRIQDRQKRDLIVEAFRRADKNKDGQLSVDEILSIYSEHGIENVSRDDIQRLVDEADKDGTGELSEKEFINSSKASSGVMEAQEGKSPNEDENQNTSQQNAHHHHHRQGKKAELAFRLFDKDKDGFITKNEMEKLSKSLTKEQINKVFARFDKDGDGRLSYAEFRKMMNQ, encoded by the exons ATGATTGG aATGCAGCAGACATTTGTGTTATTCCATCAAAAGCGAATCCAAGACCGTCAAAAAAGAGATTTAATCGTCGAAGCATTTCGACGAGcagacaaaaataaagatggaCAACTCTCGGTGGATGAAATATTAAGTATCTATTCCGAACATGGAATAGAAAATGTGAGTAGGGACGATATACAAAGGCTTGTAGACGAAGCTGATAAGGATGGAACGGGGGAATTGAGtgaaaaagaatttattaacAGCTCCAAGGCTTCCTCAGGC GTTATGGAAGCACAGGAAGGGAAATCCCCCAATGAAGACGAAAATCAAAATACGTCTCAACAGAACgcccatcatcatcatcatcgacAAGGTAAAAAAGCTGAATTAGCTTTTCGACTCTTTGATAAGGATAAGGATGGCTTTATCACAAAGAATGAAATGGAAAAGTTATCTAAGAGTTTGACCAAGGAACAAATTAACAAAGTGTTTGCAAGGTTTGATAAAGATGGGGATGGAAGACTCAGTTATGCTGAGTTTCGAAAAATGatgaatcaataa
- the LOC121128418 gene encoding uncharacterized protein isoform X2: MQQTFVLFHQKRIQDRQKRDLIVEAFRRADKNKDGQLSVDEILSIYSEHGIENVSRDDIQRLVDEADKDGTGELSEKEFINSSKASSGVMEAQEGKSPNEDENQNTSQQNAHHHHHRQGKKAELAFRLFDKDKDGFITKNEMEKLSKSLTKEQINKVFARFDKDGDGRLSYAEFRKMMNQ; the protein is encoded by the exons ATGCAGCAGACATTTGTGTTATTCCATCAAAAGCGAATCCAAGACCGTCAAAAAAGAGATTTAATCGTCGAAGCATTTCGACGAGcagacaaaaataaagatggaCAACTCTCGGTGGATGAAATATTAAGTATCTATTCCGAACATGGAATAGAAAATGTGAGTAGGGACGATATACAAAGGCTTGTAGACGAAGCTGATAAGGATGGAACGGGGGAATTGAGtgaaaaagaatttattaacAGCTCCAAGGCTTCCTCAGGC GTTATGGAAGCACAGGAAGGGAAATCCCCCAATGAAGACGAAAATCAAAATACGTCTCAACAGAACgcccatcatcatcatcatcgacAAGGTAAAAAAGCTGAATTAGCTTTTCGACTCTTTGATAAGGATAAGGATGGCTTTATCACAAAGAATGAAATGGAAAAGTTATCTAAGAGTTTGACCAAGGAACAAATTAACAAAGTGTTTGCAAGGTTTGATAAAGATGGGGATGGAAGACTCAGTTATGCTGAGTTTCGAAAAATGatgaatcaataa